The genome window aaaactaaaatacaataattgaatttagattttgttttaaataaaaaataaaatatggaaatttgtttttctatgattatttataaataaaattaaaaatactgatataattgaattgatatttaattaattaaatattaattttatacaaaaattttaaatattttatataaattcataaattgaaaaaatcatAAACCTCAGCTatctatgtataaaataaataaagaagaaaaacaaacttCAATTTCACACTAATTTTGGGCTTGGAAATATTTATCGTAACTGAAAGGATTTCTTGAAATAATTGGCAAGCAATGACAAATTTTTCTTGCCGACTGGGATAGCAACACAACTTTTTGTCCATCCTCATCGATTCCATATCAATCCCCGCTTATATCGGTGCAtcgttttaataataaaatggtataatcattttttttcgcCTAATTTCGATTGCATCGGTTTATTTTGTCCAATTTTAATCGCACCAGCAAAACATTATGCATtcataattacatttttctgGAATAGTGTATATCTGGTGCTAACTgctttaatttgaaatttatttagtaccatccattttatatttctaaatattttcatatatattaattttttaaaaaatattaagaaatttgAAACGATACACTGACTGAAACAGACCAATACACACCAATTTTAGTAGAAAACAGTGTATCCATGAATGTGGTACATGCTAATCCAAATTCAACTTTTATTGTTCCATTTTAAACTCATTCtcaaattctatttatttaaaattagattatagCATATTCATAtggacaaaaatatttataataaatttataaaaaataaaaattaaatgtaattttggttaaaatggtaaagttAGAATGATcgaatttttaatgtattagaTTCAAATCTCATGATTCTCAATGTAtgtatttttctagatttattaaactataaaaatacaaataacttcaaaataatatttttattttatgagttGATCAATGACATCAACTTAGTTAACCCCTTAATGTATAGTATAGATTTTAACAGAGCCCAagttgaaatattatatatttttattagattaatttttataagattatataaaatacatgttataaaaaattataaatataaaacaaaccaCCTCAATAAAGATGATCTTTGaggaatattataaaaatatcgatgtattaacaatattataatattataaaaatatcaaatcacAATTAcagtataaaataaataaaataaataatattttaaaatgaataaaataattaatttttaaaacatattcctctcgtttttgttttttttttttgaattatattcCCTCGATTCTTACTTAGAAAAGGCATTGGACATTTTCAGcccttaaatattaaaaaggaaaattacaaagaaataaTACAGACTAGTCAACCATAGTAGCAAAAAGGtcatcaaaattgaatttccttttaaaaaataatttctaattaattatttaatcttcttttagtttaattaccCGGTTCCGAAGCAAATCCCGAGAAACTATTTTCTTCGAGGAATCCAACATCTTCAAAAGAACACTCAACCGTCAGATCCAAACATTCATTGCCGTTTCGCATCATTTGCAACTTCccgtttgttttttttttttaaaagaaaaaaacccatCAAAGTCACCGATCTCATCACCGTCAAGGAACTCTCGGGTTGAAGACGTTGGTTGATCCAGTGGAAGTTCGAGAAAACTTTGTGATTTAGGGGTTACTTAGTATACAAGGGAGACTTCAAAAGGAagtgtttgtttgttttggtattgatgGGGTTTTTCAGTactattttgggtttatttggaTTTGGAGTTGGGATTTCAGCGGGTCTTGTGATCGGTTATTAtcttttcatcttcttccagCCTAGCGATGTCAAGGTACTCTTTGATCTTTCTATGTTCTATTTTTtggggttaaaatttattatagaaCCTATGTTAAGCATAGCGCTCTTAATTAGATTCAAGTCTTTTATATTTCTACATATTTCCATTATTCTGCATCAATTCGACTTCTTGTGGTGGATATTTGAtgcataaatattttgttgttaGTTGACAGTGATAGAAATCGTTTCTTTAGTCATTTTGCATCCCttgaatgaatgaaatatgaatgaattgACTGATAAATGCTTCACTATCGTAACTGGTGGAAGCCGTAGCAATCAAATGCAAGTGAAAACATATGGGACTAATCAAACATGCtcttatattatttgaaatattgctttagttttgattctagtATCAGGGCTCCTAGAGCTGAGTTTAACAAAAATAAGTAACAATTGGGGTGCTTCAAATCAGGCGACCTGGTCCTCCCCTTCTATGTTGCTATGactgtttatttttcttaagtaCCCGCGGCTAACACCTAAGTCTGACCCATATCTGGATATAGCTAAGGGGATATGTTCCTCTTAAGACCTAGCTACATGAAAATCtaggaaaaaaaagtgaaagtacTAGTGTTAGACTGATATCCATGTCTGACACTGAATCCCAAGTTCAATCCCACTTTTCTTGTTGTCAAGAAATTAatcatgttttcattttttcatgGTAAATGAGGAAAGATACAggaaataatgttatatgtGCTGTCAATATTTGATATCtgtcacttttttttctttttcttttttgtattttttggaGTTTATTTAAGCACATGTTTACTTTATCAGGATCCTGAAATCCGTCCATTGGTTGAGCAAGACTCAGAGACTTTACAAGGGATGCTTCCAGAGATACCACTTTGGGTAAAAAACCCAGATTACGATCGTGTACGTCAATGTCACTAGTGTCTGTAACATTCTTCCATGTCCTACATATGTTTTACTCTCTTCTATTCTGATAGCtacatttttctttccattgCGGGGTTTGTGAAGGTTGACTGGATAAACAAGTTTTTGGAATATATGTGGCCTTATCTTGACAAGGTTTAACTTCTTGTTCCCGAAAACTTTACTTTTATTGGTATCTGCTTTCCCCTTTATATGTTTGTTCTCAGATCTTTTCCCATTTTCTTGCTCCTTGTAGGCCATTTGCATGACTGCCGAGAACATTGCCAAACCCATAATAGAGGAGCAAATTCCTAAGTACAAAATTGATGCCgtcaaatttgaaaaacttaCATTAGGATCTTTGCCGCCAACTTTTCAAGGTGAGTCAGTCaatttcttttgaacttatttctttctctctcaaaTGTTATGTTGCTTGTCTTTTTTGCTAAATTCTTTGATAACATGAAAAAGCATTACTTAGAAAAGGCATTGAAAAGAGAAGCTGGATAGATCTTTAGAACTCTGCTTGGTGATCTTGAATTTGTATTGGAGATAGCATGAACTATATTATAATAAGCATGGATAATCATTAAAAATGCTGCTTTCTAGGATTAATTGCTATGATTTTTGCTAAATTGTTGGAGATGTCagttttttacaaaaacaaaaaagtggTTATTATCTatgttaacaaaaataatttgctGTGCATTCAAAGATAAATTTCCAGCCTCACAATAAAAGGTACCCCCCCtcccacacacacacacaaaaaaccCTATAGGTCCTGGATGTTTAGAGGTGAGAACAACTTATTCCCTCAACATTCTTGGTGCTGAATTCCTTGGACCCCAGTGAGCCTAGATTTTAAGATCAAAAACTATCTGTGTAGTTTTATGTAATTgtctttctttcttcctctaCAGATTTTACACTGACCTAGTTGCTCTTCTTCTCCTTGATAGGTATGAAGGTTTATGTTACAGATGAAAAGGAGTTAATTATGGAACCATTAATAAAATGGGCTGGAAATCCTGATGTTACTATTGCTGTAAAAGCATTTGGGCTGAAGGCAACTGTCCAGGTTGTTATTTTTTCCCTATCCTAAAAGGGAATATTCTTATGTAGTTAACTACTTGTGTTAGGTAGGAGAGAGTAGGTTGTTTGTTAATTGTGTGTTGCTTGGATAATTTCAGGTTGTGGATTTGCAAGTATTTGCTCTACCACGTATTACCTTAAAGCCTTTGGTTCCAAGCTTTCCTTGTTTTGCAAATATCTTCGTGTCCTTGATGGAGAAGGTTtgagaaaatggatgaaattaaattctatttttattatttagatatttcATGATCTGATATTTTCATTTGGCAAACAATTTTTTACTGCAAATTCTGTGGTTATCCACGTAAAGTAGATGTAGATTTGCCCTTTATTAGACATGTAATTAGTCGGTATAAGTAAATTAGTGTGAtgaagtatttttaatttttttgatgaatagTGATTAGTTCTCTTCTCTATTAATCATTTGCTTCTAATCTGCAGCCCTATGTCGACTTTGGATTGAAGCTTATTGGGGCTGATCTCATGTCCATTCCTGGGCTTTACAGGTTTGTCCAGGTAAAATGCCTTATAATGTTTTCTCTTATTCTCATTTTCTAGTTTCACCAGAGTACTTGATTAATGAGGCTTTATTAAATGTTTGAACGTGCATTTCTTTTACCGAAAATGCAATCTGTTTTGAggcatctttttctttttttccctttaaatgCAAAAATTCTATCATAGAAGTTGTTTGACCTTTCGGTAGTGATGGTTTTATCTGTGCTAACTTCTTGAAGAATGTCATCATATTTCTCAGAGATAGGAAAAACTTCTCATTAATGCCCCTGCTGGCATTATCTTAACAATGTATCGTTTAGagctttgaattttaataaGGGCTGTATGTAATGCAGGAGCTCATCAAAGATCAGGTTGCAAACATGTATCTTTGGCCTAAAACCCTTCAAGTACCAGTTCTGGATCCATCAAAGTATGTTTCAAGGATGTTCTCATACTTTTTTACTATTAAtgtcatcattttttttcttgcacTTCTTTGTTTCTTGGCTTATAAATCCATTTCAACTTGCAGAGCTTTTAAAAGGCCTGTAGGAGTTCTTCATGTGAAAGTTCTAAGGGCATCGAAGctaaagaaaaaagattttttGGGTGCATCAGACCCTTATGTTAAACTGAAGCTAACTGAGGATAAGCTTACTTCTAAGAAAACCACTGTGAAGCATAAGAACTTGAACCCTGAATGGAATGAGGAATTTGATATGATAGTGAAAGATCCTCAGACCCAGGCCTTAGAGCTTCATGTTATTGATTGGGAGCAGGTAAGATTTAAGAAATTTGCTTTTCAACTTAATTGAAgttctataatttttttcctattgTTTCCCTAACTACTACTTCTCGTTCTCAGGTCGGGAAGCATGACAAGATGGGAATGAATGTGGTTCCTTTGAAAGAACTTACTGCTGACGAGCCCAAAGGTTTTACCCTTGAACTTCTTAAAAATATGGACTTAAATGATGCTCAAAATGAGAAGTCACGTGGGCAGCTTGAGGTGGAACTCACATATAAGCCCTTCAAAGAAGATGAAATGCCAAAAACTTTTGAGGAGTCAAAAACACTGCAGAAGGCTCCTGAAGATACACCTGATGGTGGAGGTGTGCTTGTAGTCATTGTCCACGAGGCACAAGATGTTGAAGGGAAGCACCACACCAATCCATATGTGACAATTCTCTTTAGAGGCGAGAAGAGAAAGACAAAGGTATCTTTTTTTGGGTTCAAAAAAAGAGGTATATTATGACAGTAGCATTTAAAGACTAAAGTAACCGACATTTAAGAAATTGTTTTAACCTTTGGCCCAATTTTAAATATCCATCATTTTGTTCCTTAGTCTTCTAGTGTACGCAGTTTATGCTAGGGTGCTCacatcttttcttttataattatttttatttgaagaaGAATCAAAGATGGTGGGTAATAGCTCTTTTTTATTGAAAGATAATCAATTCGGAGTCCTTTTAGATATTCATGTTTTCTTCGAAGGTTGAATGATCGCATTACTGAAAGTTTCAAAAAAAGTTCTGAGAATTTTTTCCAGTTGCTTGTATTTCCTATAAATGACATGTTCTTCTAATTCTATTTGTCCAGCACGTAAAGAAAAACAGAGATCCAAGATGGGAAGAGGAGTTCACATTCATGCTGGATGAACCTCCCGTTAATGATAAATTGCATGTGGAAGTTCAAAGCAGTTCATCAAGGATTGGCCTGCTCCATCCCAAGGTACACTTACATAACAGATGTTGCCCGGAATTTGGTTTGGTGTCGTAGTTGTTTTCCTCATCTTGAGACCCAGAATATTAACATCTAGTGCTAGGGTGATATGT of Gossypium raimondii isolate GPD5lz chromosome 3, ASM2569854v1, whole genome shotgun sequence contains these proteins:
- the LOC105795119 gene encoding synaptotagmin-1 produces the protein MGFFSTILGLFGFGVGISAGLVIGYYLFIFFQPSDVKDPEIRPLVEQDSETLQGMLPEIPLWVKNPDYDRVDWINKFLEYMWPYLDKAICMTAENIAKPIIEEQIPKYKIDAVKFEKLTLGSLPPTFQGMKVYVTDEKELIMEPLIKWAGNPDVTIAVKAFGLKATVQVVDLQVFALPRITLKPLVPSFPCFANIFVSLMEKPYVDFGLKLIGADLMSIPGLYRFVQELIKDQVANMYLWPKTLQVPVLDPSKAFKRPVGVLHVKVLRASKLKKKDFLGASDPYVKLKLTEDKLTSKKTTVKHKNLNPEWNEEFDMIVKDPQTQALELHVIDWEQVGKHDKMGMNVVPLKELTADEPKGFTLELLKNMDLNDAQNEKSRGQLEVELTYKPFKEDEMPKTFEESKTLQKAPEDTPDGGGVLVVIVHEAQDVEGKHHTNPYVTILFRGEKRKTKHVKKNRDPRWEEEFTFMLDEPPVNDKLHVEVQSSSSRIGLLHPKETLGYIDINLSDVVNNKRINERYHLIDSKNGRIQIELQWRTK